One genomic segment of Catalinimonas alkaloidigena includes these proteins:
- a CDS encoding DUF2306 domain-containing protein — protein MHTLFHDWIGFVHLMASILALASGTQLMWIKKGTKLHKQIGYFYTIHMLIVFLTSFFIYRLFGGFGIFHIAAVAGFLTLLAGMIPVITKKPKGKWLGLHYSFMYWSVIGLFAAFVSETLTRIPETPFYGMLSLSTFGVMLVAAICFVRLLKRWNKRYMPEKKLGHH, from the coding sequence ATGCATACTTTATTTCACGATTGGATAGGCTTCGTACATTTGATGGCTTCCATTTTGGCTCTGGCCAGCGGCACCCAGCTCATGTGGATAAAGAAAGGCACTAAGCTGCATAAGCAGATTGGGTACTTTTATACTATCCATATGCTAATCGTTTTCCTTACCTCATTTTTCATTTATCGGCTGTTCGGAGGATTTGGTATTTTTCATATAGCAGCAGTTGCAGGCTTTTTAACTTTATTGGCGGGCATGATACCAGTAATCACCAAAAAGCCTAAAGGCAAGTGGCTGGGGCTGCATTATTCTTTTATGTACTGGTCAGTGATCGGTTTGTTCGCTGCATTTGTTTCTGAAACCCTTACCCGTATTCCTGAGACACCTTTTTATGGTATGTTAAGCTTGTCTACTTTTGGCGTAATGCTGGTAGCAGCTATTTGTTTTGTCCGCTTACTAAAAAGATGGAATAAGCGGTATATGCCTGAAAAAAAGCTGGGACATCACTAA
- a CDS encoding winged helix-turn-helix domain-containing protein, with protein MTDFKKLNPLLHSQLRLAVISLLVGVEDAEFTYIKEKTGATAGNLSVQINKLKEAGYIAVKKSFKDNYPLTRCSITKEGVRAFEEYVNALQTYIDQSNKNS; from the coding sequence ATGACTGATTTTAAAAAGTTAAACCCTCTGCTGCACTCACAACTCAGGTTGGCAGTAATCTCGCTGCTGGTGGGTGTGGAAGATGCAGAGTTTACCTATATCAAAGAAAAAACAGGTGCTACTGCAGGTAATCTCAGCGTACAGATCAACAAGCTAAAAGAAGCAGGATACATAGCGGTAAAAAAATCATTCAAAGATAACTACCCACTTACCCGTTGCAGCATCACAAAAGAAGGCGTAAGGGCATTTGAAGAGTATGTGAATGCCCTCCAGACCTACATAGATCAATCAAACAAAAATAGCTAG
- a CDS encoding RNA polymerase sigma factor → MDAISITSLADRRNLEIERTVHKERGRLLNFIRQRVPDRDDAEDILQDVFFQFTQAYRTIESIERVTGWLFRVTRNKIADLYRKKKPETFSQLRPRDAEDDEALGLEELLPDMNIDPEDTMMRNIIWEALEVALAEMPETQREVFVMHEFEDISFREMSKMTGDSINTLLSRKRYAVQFLRKKLKDIYNDL, encoded by the coding sequence ATGGACGCGATATCAATTACATCATTAGCCGATAGACGGAATCTTGAAATAGAACGTACTGTGCACAAAGAGCGAGGACGTTTGCTCAACTTTATCCGTCAGCGGGTACCTGACCGTGACGACGCAGAAGATATCCTACAGGATGTTTTCTTTCAGTTCACCCAGGCATACCGCACGATAGAATCCATAGAAAGGGTAACCGGCTGGTTATTTCGGGTGACCCGTAATAAGATTGCCGATCTCTATCGTAAAAAGAAACCTGAAACTTTCAGTCAGCTTCGTCCCCGTGATGCGGAAGACGATGAAGCCCTGGGACTGGAAGAATTGCTTCCGGATATGAACATAGACCCGGAAGATACGATGATGCGTAATATCATCTGGGAAGCGCTGGAGGTTGCACTGGCAGAAATGCCCGAAACACAGAGAGAAGTATTTGTGATGCATGAATTTGAAGACATCAGCTTTCGTGAAATGTCAAAAATGACCGGTGACTCCATCAATACACTTCTATCACGCAAGCGTTATGCGGTGCAGTTTTTAAGAAAAAAGTTGAAAGACATTTATAACGATCTCTAG